From the genome of Spirosomataceae bacterium TFI 002, one region includes:
- a CDS encoding Por secretion system C-terminal sorting domain-containing protein yields the protein MKNVISIIKHSGLILLLSVICNSAFSQLIPTRSALEMSPLSSPGGVGPTVSPQVVTMRENIDNPAGLDFDPFTSPTTTVTFSLIDQKWTLPASQSPTETGVMFGGTKNSIGLGSDKLVNSTPNFLPMDAISVPLSGFFTSYNSHPHTGITVLLGNSATSVFTSANALHHNNGSSSSITPTNGRAEMATLKVDFSRAVNNPIIHLVGLGGEYVNIPLIDQLGFATELEIQTAGVTLTKLSGTPDFEIDVTNKKILNTNAHPSSISPLDILSITGSGAASGSVRVNGIGITSLEFKVFLRGDGGKAKWTNVATISGNVLEHNGDQWLIGASLDVPGSISGNVGVDDDNDDLKDTNKSGVTVTLYNDVNSNGLYDAGTDTQVAVKTTDSNGNYSFLGVAQGNYIVVETDPVGFVSVSDNDASADNGSDGEPEMANPNTNDNTIPVSIDAGESDMDNNFIDEQHGTITGTVSIDTDFNETGDAIPPAPITLILYNDVNANGIYDSGDTQVTTTTTDVNGDYIISDVPSGNYIVYQTDLTNYYSVSDASTIDGSDIANTNTNNSQVPVTIALGEEDDNNNFVDTQGTSTISGTVYEDHSNNNKLDKDLGVGGVKIELLQGLADFMTARMMAPTAGENLLATTTTASDGTYSFQNVPPGNYIITLGPTAVPRQFDNDDSIDGVNDTEENNMGGGTTSGRNTTDGRIPVSIVGGGASEVDGSNNFIISDFTNGTAPLPVILLSFEAMAKENSILLDWVTTEEKGNLGFEILHSVDAKQFASIGFIEGKMSANELTAYRFEHESPVYGQNYYQLLQYDYNNSVPIKSKIVGQLYTNKSGLIVSYPNPTSSEMWIKGVKKGDKVNVYGSNGTLYIQKEVTKDNESQINMDSLKDGLYNLIIQRNGLNITANKIIKK from the coding sequence ATGAAAAATGTTATCAGTATAATTAAACACTCCGGCTTAATTCTTTTGTTGAGCGTTATTTGCAATTCAGCTTTTTCTCAGCTAATTCCAACTAGAAGTGCCTTAGAGATGAGCCCACTTAGTAGTCCAGGAGGGGTAGGGCCCACTGTGAGTCCACAGGTAGTAACCATGAGGGAAAACATAGACAATCCAGCTGGGCTTGACTTCGACCCATTTACGTCTCCTACTACTACCGTTACTTTTTCATTGATTGACCAAAAATGGACTTTACCGGCTAGTCAATCACCTACAGAGACCGGAGTAATGTTTGGAGGAACAAAAAATTCAATAGGCCTTGGTTCCGATAAATTAGTAAATTCAACGCCCAACTTCTTACCTATGGATGCTATTAGTGTTCCTTTGAGCGGCTTTTTCACCTCTTATAACAGTCATCCCCATACAGGAATCACTGTTCTTCTCGGTAACTCTGCAACAAGTGTATTCACATCTGCCAATGCATTACATCATAACAATGGCAGCTCTTCGTCAATTACTCCAACAAATGGTAGGGCAGAAATGGCAACTTTAAAAGTTGACTTTAGCAGGGCAGTTAACAACCCAATAATACACCTTGTTGGTTTAGGAGGAGAATATGTTAATATACCTTTAATTGACCAATTAGGTTTTGCCACAGAGCTTGAAATTCAAACTGCTGGAGTCACTTTAACTAAATTGTCGGGTACTCCTGATTTTGAAATTGATGTTACAAATAAGAAAATCTTAAACACAAATGCACATCCAAGTTCAATTAGTCCATTGGACATTTTAAGCATCACAGGATCAGGAGCAGCCTCTGGTTCTGTTAGAGTAAACGGAATTGGTATTACTTCTTTAGAATTTAAGGTTTTTCTTAGAGGTGATGGAGGGAAAGCTAAGTGGACTAATGTAGCTACCATATCTGGTAATGTACTTGAACATAACGGAGATCAATGGTTAATAGGAGCATCGTTAGACGTTCCCGGATCTATAAGTGGAAATGTGGGTGTTGATGATGACAATGATGATCTTAAAGACACAAATAAATCAGGAGTTACAGTCACATTATACAATGACGTCAACTCAAATGGCCTATACGATGCTGGAACTGACACTCAAGTAGCGGTAAAAACGACAGATTCTAATGGAAATTATTCTTTTCTTGGAGTAGCACAAGGCAACTATATTGTTGTAGAGACAGACCCTGTAGGTTTTGTCTCAGTTTCAGATAATGATGCTTCTGCTGACAACGGTTCAGATGGTGAACCTGAAATGGCTAATCCTAATACAAACGACAATACGATTCCTGTTTCCATAGATGCGGGTGAATCTGATATGGACAACAACTTTATCGATGAGCAGCATGGCACTATAACGGGTACTGTAAGTATAGATACAGATTTCAATGAAACAGGTGATGCGATTCCTCCTGCACCTATTACATTGATTTTATATAACGACGTCAATGCCAACGGAATTTATGACTCGGGTGACACTCAAGTAACTACCACAACTACAGACGTAAATGGCGATTACATAATTAGTGACGTGCCTTCTGGTAATTACATTGTATACCAAACAGACCTTACTAACTATTATTCTGTTAGCGATGCATCCACAATAGATGGTTCAGATATTGCAAATACGAATACTAACAATAGCCAAGTACCAGTTACAATAGCTTTAGGAGAAGAAGACGACAATAACAATTTTGTCGATACACAAGGAACAAGTACCATTAGCGGTACAGTTTATGAGGACCACAGCAATAATAATAAACTAGATAAGGATCTGGGTGTAGGAGGTGTTAAAATTGAGTTGCTACAAGGTTTAGCAGACTTTATGACAGCAAGAATGATGGCTCCTACAGCAGGAGAAAATCTGTTAGCAACCACAACAACAGCTTCAGATGGTACATATTCATTTCAAAATGTCCCTCCAGGAAATTATATTATAACACTTGGCCCCACAGCAGTCCCAAGACAATTTGACAATGATGACAGTATAGATGGAGTAAATGACACAGAAGAGAATAATATGGGAGGCGGTACAACGTCGGGTAGAAATACAACCGATGGTAGAATTCCTGTTTCCATAGTAGGTGGAGGGGCATCAGAGGTAGATGGATCCAATAACTTTATCATTAGTGATTTTACTAATGGTACCGCTCCACTTCCCGTAATTCTATTGAGTTTTGAAGCCATGGCTAAAGAAAACTCTATCCTTCTTGACTGGGTAACAACTGAAGAAAAAGGAAATTTAGGATTCGAGATTTTACACTCAGTGGATGCAAAACAATTCGCATCAATTGGATTTATTGAAGGAAAAATGTCTGCTAATGAATTGACAGCATACCGCTTTGAGCATGAATCGCCTGTTTACGGTCAAAACTACTATCAATTACTTCAATATGATTACAATAACTCAGTACCTATAAAGAGTAAAATCGTAGGTCAACTTTATACAAATAAGTCTGGCTTAATTGTGTCATATCCTAATCCAACAAGTTCGGAAATGTGGATCAAAGGTGTCAAAAAGGGAGATAAGGTAAATGTATATGGTTCTAATGGAACATTGTACATACAGAAAGAAGTAACAAAAGACAACGAATCTCAAATTAACATGGACAGCCTAAAAGACGGCTTGTACAATTTAATTATACAAAGAAACGGTCTCAATATTACAGCCAACAAAATTATCAAGAAATAA
- a CDS encoding ATP synthase F1 subcomplex epsilon subunit, producing MTVEIITPDRDVFNGEATSVKLPGKNGEFQILNDHAPLVSTLAKGNLELVSAGKTQNFIVDGGVIEVSNNKVLVLAETVE from the coding sequence ATGACAGTAGAAATTATAACTCCAGATAGAGACGTTTTTAACGGCGAAGCTACTTCGGTAAAACTTCCTGGAAAAAACGGTGAATTCCAAATCTTAAATGATCACGCACCACTGGTTAGTACACTTGCCAAGGGTAACCTTGAACTTGTAAGTGCTGGCAAAACACAAAACTTCATAGTAGACGGTGGAGTAATAGAAGTGTCAAATAACAAAGTACTTGTTCTTGCCGAAACGGTAGAGTAA
- a CDS encoding ATP synthase F1 subcomplex beta subunit, whose product MANLGKVSQVIGPVVDVSFEGEGSTIPSILDALSVTKANGQVVILECQQHLGEDRVRTIAMDSTEGLQRGMPVTDLGQPISMPTGDDIKGRLFNVVGEPIDGLGDVTSKRSPIHRSAPKFEDLATTTEVLFTGIKVIDLLAPYVKGGKIGLFGGAGVGKTVLIQELINNIAKAYAGLSVFAGVGERTREGNDLLREMIESGIVKYGDEFKESMEKGGWDLSKVDKNALKDSQATFIFGQMNEPPGARARVALSGLTVAEHFRDGDGEGKGRDILFFIDNIFRFTQAGSEVSALLGRMPSAVGYQPTLATEMGAMQERIASTKRGSITSVQAVYVPADDLTDPAPATTFAHLDATTVLSRKIAELGIYPAVDPLDSSSRVLSAEALGDAHYNCAQSVKNILQRYKELQDIIAILGMDELSEEDKLAVTRARRVQRFLSQPFFVAEQFTGLKGVLVDINDTIKGFNEIIDGKHDRLPEAAFNLVGTIEDAVAKGEKLLAEAAGK is encoded by the coding sequence GTAATTGGACCGGTAGTTGACGTTAGCTTCGAAGGCGAGGGGTCAACAATACCATCTATTTTAGATGCACTTTCAGTGACCAAAGCAAATGGTCAAGTTGTAATATTAGAATGTCAGCAACACCTTGGTGAAGACAGAGTAAGAACCATCGCAATGGATTCTACAGAAGGTCTTCAAAGAGGAATGCCTGTCACGGATCTAGGTCAGCCTATAAGCATGCCAACTGGTGACGATATCAAAGGTCGCTTGTTTAATGTTGTAGGAGAGCCTATTGATGGACTTGGAGACGTTACTTCGAAAAGATCACCTATTCACAGAAGTGCACCTAAGTTTGAAGACTTAGCAACTACTACCGAAGTACTTTTCACAGGTATCAAGGTTATTGACCTTCTTGCTCCCTATGTAAAAGGTGGTAAGATTGGTTTGTTTGGTGGTGCTGGTGTAGGAAAAACGGTATTGATCCAGGAGTTGATTAACAATATTGCCAAAGCATATGCTGGACTTTCAGTATTTGCTGGTGTAGGTGAGCGTACTCGTGAGGGTAACGACTTACTTCGTGAAATGATCGAATCTGGTATTGTAAAATACGGTGATGAGTTCAAAGAATCGATGGAGAAAGGTGGATGGGACTTGAGCAAAGTAGATAAAAATGCTTTGAAAGATTCTCAAGCAACATTTATTTTCGGTCAAATGAACGAACCTCCAGGAGCACGTGCAAGAGTAGCACTTTCTGGATTAACAGTTGCTGAGCACTTTAGAGATGGAGATGGCGAAGGCAAAGGACGTGATATCCTTTTCTTTATTGATAATATATTCCGTTTTACACAAGCGGGTTCTGAGGTATCGGCACTTTTGGGTCGTATGCCATCAGCGGTAGGATACCAGCCAACATTGGCAACAGAAATGGGAGCCATGCAAGAGCGTATCGCTTCTACTAAGCGAGGTTCTATTACATCGGTACAAGCGGTATATGTTCCTGCCGATGACTTGACTGACCCAGCTCCAGCGACAACATTTGCTCACTTGGATGCTACAACGGTACTTTCTCGTAAGATTGCTGAGCTAGGAATTTACCCTGCGGTGGATCCATTGGATTCATCCTCTAGAGTACTTTCTGCTGAAGCTCTTGGCGATGCACATTATAATTGTGCTCAAAGTGTAAAAAACATTCTTCAGCGTTACAAAGAATTACAAGACATTATCGCTATTCTTGGAATGGATGAGCTTTCTGAAGAAGATAAGCTTGCTGTAACAAGAGCGAGACGTGTACAACGTTTCCTTTCTCAGCCATTTTTCGTTGCTGAGCAGTTTACAGGACTGAAAGGAGTTTTGGTTGATATCAACGATACCATTAAAGGTTTCAATGAGATCATAGACGGAAAGCATGACCGTCTTCCTGAAGCAGCTTTTAACCTTGTAGGAACAATTGAAGACGCAGTTGCAAAAGGAGAAAAATTATTGGCAGAGGCTGCTGGTAAATAA